The following proteins come from a genomic window of Sphaerisporangium rubeum:
- a CDS encoding xanthine dehydrogenase family protein molybdopterin-binding subunit — translation MTQTETRPAPAAESYVGRPLDRVDGTAKTTGAALFAAEYPYPGLTHGALVHATITRGRITRVGTERAAAVPGVVAVLTHLNAPALKPAPKPTPMNPSTLASGTSVAYLNTDEVHWNGQPVAMVVAETIGAARHAATLVEVTYEEFPATVDFTAAEPDAVLQKSDLLSSGEERKGDAEAALAAAPVSLDLRFTTPPQNHNAIEPHATTAVWDGDRLTVHDATQGIVWVRDHLAVRFGVPAANIRVIAPYVGGGFGGKASVWAGTLLTAMAARATGRPVRMMLTREGVYRTVGARTPSAQRVALGARPDGRLTSLIHTSVTAKGRVGGGPEQVTSQSRHLYDAENILVRQSLVDLDMLSNATMRAPGEAIGTFAVEAAMDELAYRLGLDPIELRMRNEPERNPIDGKRFSHRMLREAYALGADRFGWRDRTPEPGSMRDGRWLVGMGVATAYHPAWLFWGDITVRLSADGTVLVRCGFQEMGMGGATAHAQIAADAIGVPVGAVRVEYGDTDLPPGPPAGGSGQTAAVAAALLEAVDKLKRSLLTMARRSPGSPLRGLRPRDVVARDGGLHPVAGTGESYTAILARAGRDHAEAAVGSRSRVGQVAGQVRFMARFLRDRRRFVRAASGAQFCEVRVDPDTGEVRVTRWTAAFDVGRVINAKTVASQLRGGIVMGIGMALSEATLVDPRTGRIMNPSLSEYHVPVHADVPPIDVHWLDDPDPTMPLGLVGVGEVGITGVAAAVANAVHHATGRRVRDLPITLDKLL, via the coding sequence ATGACCCAGACCGAGACCCGGCCCGCGCCGGCCGCCGAGAGCTATGTCGGCAGGCCGCTGGACCGGGTGGACGGCACGGCCAAGACGACCGGCGCCGCGCTGTTCGCCGCCGAGTACCCCTACCCCGGCCTCACGCACGGCGCGCTGGTGCACGCCACGATCACCAGGGGCCGGATCACCCGCGTCGGCACCGAGCGGGCCGCCGCCGTACCCGGTGTGGTCGCCGTCCTCACCCACCTGAACGCGCCTGCGCTGAAGCCGGCGCCGAAGCCGACCCCCATGAACCCGAGCACGCTGGCGTCCGGCACGTCGGTGGCCTACCTCAACACCGACGAGGTCCACTGGAACGGCCAGCCGGTCGCGATGGTGGTCGCCGAGACCATCGGGGCCGCACGGCACGCCGCCACGCTGGTCGAGGTGACCTACGAGGAGTTCCCCGCCACGGTGGACTTCACCGCCGCCGAACCGGACGCCGTCCTCCAGAAGAGCGACCTGCTGTCGAGCGGCGAGGAGAGGAAGGGTGACGCGGAGGCCGCGCTCGCCGCGGCGCCGGTGTCGCTCGACCTGCGTTTCACCACGCCGCCGCAGAACCACAACGCCATCGAGCCGCACGCCACGACCGCCGTGTGGGACGGCGACCGGCTCACGGTGCACGACGCCACGCAGGGCATCGTCTGGGTCAGGGACCACCTGGCCGTGCGGTTCGGCGTGCCGGCCGCGAACATCCGCGTCATCGCGCCGTACGTCGGCGGCGGGTTCGGCGGCAAGGCGTCGGTCTGGGCCGGCACGCTGCTCACCGCGATGGCGGCCCGCGCGACCGGCCGTCCCGTGCGCATGATGCTCACCCGCGAAGGCGTGTACCGCACGGTCGGCGCGCGCACCCCGTCGGCGCAGCGCGTGGCGCTCGGCGCGCGGCCCGACGGCCGGCTGACCTCGCTGATCCACACGAGCGTCACCGCGAAGGGCCGGGTGGGTGGCGGCCCCGAGCAGGTGACGTCGCAGTCCCGCCACCTCTACGACGCCGAGAACATCCTGGTCAGGCAGAGCCTCGTCGACCTGGACATGCTCTCCAACGCGACCATGCGCGCGCCGGGTGAGGCGATCGGCACGTTCGCCGTCGAGGCGGCGATGGACGAGCTGGCGTACCGGCTCGGCCTGGACCCGATCGAGCTGCGCATGCGCAACGAGCCGGAGCGCAACCCGATCGACGGCAAGAGGTTCTCGCACCGCATGCTCCGCGAGGCGTACGCGCTCGGCGCCGACAGGTTCGGCTGGCGGGACCGCACACCGGAGCCGGGGTCCATGCGGGACGGCCGCTGGCTGGTCGGCATGGGGGTCGCGACGGCGTACCACCCCGCGTGGCTGTTCTGGGGGGACATCACGGTGCGGCTCTCGGCGGACGGCACGGTGCTCGTGCGGTGCGGGTTCCAGGAGATGGGGATGGGTGGCGCGACCGCGCACGCGCAGATCGCGGCCGACGCCATCGGTGTGCCGGTCGGCGCGGTGCGGGTCGAGTACGGCGACACCGACCTGCCGCCGGGGCCGCCGGCCGGCGGGTCGGGTCAGACCGCGGCCGTGGCGGCGGCGCTGCTCGAAGCGGTGGACAAGCTGAAGCGGTCGCTGCTGACCATGGCCAGAAGGTCGCCTGGCTCGCCGTTGCGTGGCCTGCGTCCGCGTGACGTCGTGGCGCGGGACGGCGGCCTGCATCCGGTCGCCGGCACCGGCGAGAGCTATACGGCGATCCTGGCCCGCGCGGGCCGCGACCACGCCGAGGCCGCCGTGGGGTCGCGGAGCAGGGTCGGTCAGGTGGCCGGCCAGGTGAGGTTCATGGCGCGGTTCCTGCGTGATCGGCGGCGGTTCGTGCGTGCCGCGTCCGGTGCGCAGTTCTGCGAGGTGCGGGTCGATCCGGACACCGGCGAGGTGCGGGTGACGCGCTGGACCGCGGCGTTCGACGTTGGCCGCGTGATCAACGCCAAGACGGTGGCGAGCCAGTTGCGCGGCGGCATCGTGATGGGGATCGGCATGGCGCTGTCGGAGGCCACGCTGGTCGACCCGCGCACGGGACGGATCATGAACCCGAGCCTGTCGGAGTACCACGTCCCGGTGCACGCCGACGTCCCCCCGATCGACGTGCACTGGCTGGACGATCCCGACCCCACGATGCCGCTCGGCCTGGTAGGCGTCGGCGAGGTCGGCATCACCGGCGTCGCCGCCGCGGTGGCCAACGCGGTGCATCACGCGACCGGCAGGCGCGTGCGCGACCTGCCGATCACGCTCGACAAGCTGCTCTGA